The following are encoded in a window of Panicum virgatum strain AP13 chromosome 5N, P.virgatum_v5, whole genome shotgun sequence genomic DNA:
- the LOC120673653 gene encoding uncharacterized protein LOC120673653, producing MLMDGWLLKLVRIGGSVEDSIASWTLTKLLYSSNKQLQVSATDFWDSILSLDENDKLLVNLGYFPSYSVLKCAILSYGYLFENTGTKASTSESATADSSDAGPPHNIIAWLRVVSACCKIRKVCSIFSASEAEELLIIVISLLLDRGLEGLLIILGDCLNSLVLYFDTSEWESSCVMVAESIAKRIVDCIPGTNKRSKFLRGQLALQLLKINFGLKVGSVEKILKLVTSINVKEKECDFFRLYVYLVLMDNLLFACDAFRDKTKIVDTWRHYLRNCSTQIACTNWVFYAPKVRNKASYLLQGAAFKKTGGDGNISAQ from the exons ATGTTGATGGATGGATGGCTTCTGAAGTTGGTTCGCATAGGTGGTTCTGTTGAAGACTCTATAGCATCGTGGACGCTAACCAAGT TGTTGTATTCATCCAATAAGCAGCTACAAGTTTCTGCAACTGACTTTTGGGATAGTATTCTTTCCCTAGATGAg aaTGATAAACTGCTGGTCAACCTTGGGTATTTTCCTAGCTACTCTGTTCTAAAATGTGCTATACTTAGCTACGGGTATCTTTTTGAGAATACTGGCACTAAAGCTTCAACCTCTGAAAGTGCCACTGCAG ATAGCTCTGATGCTGGTCCACCTCATAACATAATTGCATGGTTAAGAGTTGTGTCTGCTTGCTGCAAAATCAG AAAAGTGTGTTCCATCTTCTCGGCTTCTGAGGCAGAAGAACTTCTTATTATTGTCATTTCCCTCCTTTTGGACCGTGGCCTTGAAGGGCTCCTGATTATTTTGGGAGACTGCCTGAATTCACTTGTATTATACTTCGATACAAGTGAGTGGGAAAGTAGTTGCGTGATGGTAGCTGAGTCAATCGCCAAGAG GATAGTCGACTGCATTCCTGGAACCAATAAGCGCAGCAAATTCCTGAGGGGTCAGCTGGCACTTCAGCTGCTGAAGATTAACTTTGGCCTTAAG GTGGGGAGTGTTGAAAAGATTTTGAAGCTAGTGACATCCATCAACGTGAAGGAGAAAGAATGTGACTTTTTCAGGCTTTATGTGTATCTAGTATTGATGGACAACTTACTTTTCGCATGTGATGCATTCAGAGATAAGACTAAGATTGTTGATACTTGGCGTCATTATCTGCGCAACTGCTCCACGCAGATTGCATGCACAAACTGGGTATTCTACGCTCCAAAG GTTAGAAACAAGGCTTCGTATCTTCTGCAAGGTGCAGCATTCAAAAAAACTGGTGGCGATGGTAACATTTCTGCTCAGTGA
- the LOC120673654 gene encoding uncharacterized protein LOC120673654 yields MSSSMSCSPQDGDHHGRWRRPPAPLDLLDEYWFFSNTLANSNKPPRSSAKDREQHKQGSPSAGGRRLLLRTPSLPSPGVGMMEEIPNGKDDDLLLVAGSGRANRQQQPEQVEVDDDDLNWSSIYEGVLRTRMAEGGASGRSALRRAPSMPVPSSDKPPSISQEGAGGESRRRRGEVRSLSTSQQRQHQHPVPVLSRSRSVFQSSSDLESIEVQGFRDLGFVFDKEELRESLAGVLPGLKQAKSSRSRSRPYLSEAWQRRPPAPVRVQSEARSAAEMKDQLRMWAQAVACNVREEC; encoded by the coding sequence ATGTCGTCCTCCATGAGCTGCTCCCCGCAAGACGGCGACCACCacgggaggtggaggaggccgccggcgccgctggacCTGCTGGACGAGTACTGGTTCTTCAGCAACACCCTCGCCAACAGCAACAAGCCGCCCAGGTCGTCTGCCAAGGATCGGGAACAGCACAAGCAGGGCTCCCCCTCGGCGGGGGGCCGGAGGCTCCTACTCCGGACTCCGTCGCTCCCGTCGCCCGGCGTCGGGATGATGGAGGAGATACCCAACGGCAAGGACGACGACCTGCTGCTGGTTGCTGGCAGTGGCCGTGCCAATCGACAGCAACAGCCAGAGCAGGTGGAggtggacgacgacgacctcAACTGGAGCTCCATCTACGAGGGCGTCCTGCGCACCAGGATGGCCGAGGGAGGCGCCAGCGGCAGGTCAGCGCTGCGCCGGGCGCCGTCCATGCCCGTCCCATCCTCCGACAAGCCCCCCTCCATCTCCCAGGAAGGCGCCGGCGGTGaatcacggcggcggcgcggcgaggtccgCTCGCTGAGCACCAGCCAGCAGCGCCAGCACCAGCATCCCGTGCCCGTCCTGTCGCGCTCCAGGAGCGTGTTCCAGAGCTCCAGCGACCTGGAGTCGATCGAGGTGCAGGGGTTCAGGGACCTGGGCTTCGTCTTCGACAAGGAGGAGCTGAGGGAGAGCCTGGCCGGCGTCCTCCCGGGGCTCAAGCAGGCCAAGAGCAGCCGCAGCCGAAGCAGGCCTTACCTGTCGGAggcgtggcagcggcggccgccggcgcccgtgaGGGTGCAGTCGGAGGCGAGGTCCGCTGCGGAGATGAAGGACCAGCTCCGGATGTGGGCGCAGGCCGTCGCGTGCAACGTGCGAGAAGAGTGTTAG
- the LOC120675637 gene encoding zinc finger protein MAGPIE-like: MPPAADPDAEVVALSPRTLLATNRFVCEICGKGFQRDQNLQLHRRGHNLPWKLRQRSGKAEPRKRVYVCPEKSCVHHNPARALGDLTGIKKHFCRKHGEKKWKCDKCSKRYAVQSDWKAHSKTCGTREYRCDCGTLFSRRDSFITHRAFCDALAEETARLSAAAPAPSTAATSLCGQGSSSYLFAGQAVRPNMMAALKPAAGLSLWGGNTLPSMGDINGGGGVLAGGGAPVPPHLYADLFAPTAAQLGCWLYGNGKPTTATTEAAFSGQQHAKPAAATDMSATALLHKAAQMGAVTSMSDDAGGAMFQHSANSKQLTGGNVAYDDDVLSAAARHIKDAVHVGREETRDFLGVSVQPLCSPSLPLQGWI; the protein is encoded by the exons ATGCCCCCGGCCGCAGACCCTGATGCCGAGGTCGTCGCCCTGTCGCCGCGGACGCTGCTGGCCACCAACCGGTTCGTGTGCGAGATCTGCGGCAAGGGCTTCCAGCGCGACCAGAACCTGCAGCTCCACCGCCGGGGGCACAACCTGCCATGGAAGCTGCGGCAGCGCAGCGGCAAGGCGGAGCCCCGGAAGCGCGTCTACGTGTGCCCGGAGAAGAGCTGCGTCCACCACAacccggcgcgcgcgctcggcgACCTCACCGGAATCAAGAAGCACTTCTGCCGGAAGCACGGCGAGAAGAAGTGGAAGTGCGACAAGTGCAGCAAGCGCTACGCCGTGCAGTCGGACTGGAAGGCGCACTCCAAGACCTGCGGCACCAGGGAGTACCGATGCGACTGCGGCACGCTCTTCTCGAG gCGCGACAGCTTCATCACCCACCGCGCCTTCTGCGACGCGCTGGCGGAGGAGACGGCCAggctcagcgccgccgcgcccgcgcccagcaccgccgccacgtCGCTCTGCGgccagggcagcagcagctaccTCTTCGCGGGGCAGGCCGTGCGCCCCAACATGATGGCGGCCCTCAAGCCTGCCGCTGGGCTCTCGCTCTGGGGCGGCAACACGCTGCCGTCCATGGGCGACATtaatggtggtggtggcgtcctggccggcggcggtgcgccaGTGCCCCCGCACCTGTACGCGGATCTCTtcgcgccgacggcggcgcagctggGCTGCTGGCTGTACGGGAACGGCAAGCCGACGACGGCGACAACGGAGGCGGCGTTCAGCGGGCAGCAGCACGCGAAGCCCGCGGCGGCCACCGACATGTCCGCGACGGCGCTGCTGCACAAGGCCGCGCAGATGGGTGCCGTGACGTCCATGTCCGACGACGCTGGAGGAGCTATGTTCCAGCACAGCGCTAACAGCAAGCAGCTCACCGGCGGGAACGTGGCCTACGACGACGACGtgttgtcggcggcggcgcgccacaTCAAGGACGCCGTGCAcgtggggagggaggagaccAGGGATTTCTTAGGCGTTAGCGTGCAACCGCTGTGCTCTCCGTCGCTGCCTCTGCAAGGCTGGATTTAA
- the LOC120673655 gene encoding uncharacterized protein LOC120673655 isoform X1, which produces MGGRSSRSRIHAQPPSSRPHHPAGRSSSIAARRRRGRAGRRYNCSLPASSSSPAGSGGPHRRRWARRRGDGVDATPLLRRCSLIPTPFHEPVPRSRRAASSSHEQGVRGLREAILRGRGLPLPQVHRCLCPRWRLNLRREGSKSCSRSSPAWRKLNRCKLDTRTACRRLHVLAVLLACWRSPVMKPGVACLLEIACTRGAA; this is translated from the exons ATGGGAGGAAGGAGCAGCAGGAGCCGGATCCACGCCCAACCGCCCAGCTCCCGTCCTCATCACCCTGCCGGTCGCAGCTCCTccatcgccgcccgccgccgccgcggacgcgcgGGACGACGCTACAACTGCAGcctccccgcctcctcctcctcccccgccggcagcggcggcccccaccgccggcggtGGGCACGGCGGCGTGGGGACGGGGTCGACGCCACTCCCCTCCTCCGACGGTGCTCCCTCATCCCGACCCCGTTCCACGAGCCCGTTCCGAGATCGAGGCGAGCTGCGAGCAGCAGCCATGAGCAAGGTGTTCGAGGGCTGCGAGAGGCAATACTGCGTGGCCGCGGCCTCCCTCTCCCGCAAGTGCACCGCTGCCTCTGCCCTCGATGGAG GTTGAATCTCCGCAGAGAAGGAAGCAAAAGCTGTTCGAGATCCAGTCCGGCGTGGAGGAAGCTGAATCGCTG CAAGTTGGATACTAGGACTGCTTGTCGGAGATTGCACGTGCTGGCGGTGTTGCTCGCTTGCTGGAG ATCACCCGTTATGAAGCCTGGAGTTGCTTGCTTGCTGGAGATCGCGTGCACAAGAGGAGCTGCTTGA
- the LOC120673655 gene encoding uncharacterized protein LOC120673655 isoform X2, whose amino-acid sequence MGGRSSRSRIHAQPPSSRPHHPAGRSSSIAARRRRGRAGRRYNCSLPASSSSPAGSGGPHRRRWARRRGDGVDATPLLRRCSLIPTPFHEPVPRSRRAASSSHEQGVRGLREAILRGRGLPLPQVHRCLCPRWREGSKSCSRSSPAWRKLNRCKLDTRTACRRLHVLAVLLACWRSPVMKPGVACLLEIACTRGAA is encoded by the exons ATGGGAGGAAGGAGCAGCAGGAGCCGGATCCACGCCCAACCGCCCAGCTCCCGTCCTCATCACCCTGCCGGTCGCAGCTCCTccatcgccgcccgccgccgccgcggacgcgcgGGACGACGCTACAACTGCAGcctccccgcctcctcctcctcccccgccggcagcggcggcccccaccgccggcggtGGGCACGGCGGCGTGGGGACGGGGTCGACGCCACTCCCCTCCTCCGACGGTGCTCCCTCATCCCGACCCCGTTCCACGAGCCCGTTCCGAGATCGAGGCGAGCTGCGAGCAGCAGCCATGAGCAAGGTGTTCGAGGGCTGCGAGAGGCAATACTGCGTGGCCGCGGCCTCCCTCTCCCGCAAGTGCACCGCTGCCTCTGCCCTCGATGGAG AGAAGGAAGCAAAAGCTGTTCGAGATCCAGTCCGGCGTGGAGGAAGCTGAATCGCTG CAAGTTGGATACTAGGACTGCTTGTCGGAGATTGCACGTGCTGGCGGTGTTGCTCGCTTGCTGGAG ATCACCCGTTATGAAGCCTGGAGTTGCTTGCTTGCTGGAGATCGCGTGCACAAGAGGAGCTGCTTGA